Proteins encoded in a region of the Deltaproteobacteria bacterium HGW-Deltaproteobacteria-18 genome:
- the gcvH gene encoding glycine cleavage system protein H, producing the protein MNPKELLYAKSHEWVKIEGDEAVIGISHFAQEQLGDLTFVELPQPGDQAEAGAEIGTVESVKAASEIYSPVSGEITAVNTELENAPELVNKDAFGAGWLFKVRLSAAPEGLLDADAYAALCAAEAH; encoded by the coding sequence ATGAATCCCAAGGAACTTCTATACGCAAAATCCCATGAATGGGTCAAAATCGAAGGCGACGAGGCCGTGATCGGCATCAGCCACTTCGCTCAGGAGCAGCTCGGCGATCTGACTTTCGTCGAACTCCCCCAGCCCGGCGACCAGGCCGAGGCCGGAGCCGAGATCGGAACGGTGGAATCGGTCAAGGCCGCCAGCGAAATATACTCCCCGGTCAGCGGAGAGATCACCGCAGTCAACACGGAGTTGGAAAACGCGCCGGAACTGGTCAACAAGGATGCATTCGGCGCAGGCTGGCTGTTCAAGGTCCGCCTTTCCGCCGCACCCGAAGGACTTCTGGACGCCGACGCCTACGCAGCCCTGTGCGCCGCCGAAGCGCACTAA
- a CDS encoding two-component system response regulator, producing the protein MGRKKVLVIDDEAHVRMLYAEELRALGYEVVLSDGSDDPLELVKDHKPDLIILDIKLESKSGLDMLQSLRCSHGKLPIVLCTAYDSFRFDLKSIAADAYVVKSYDSTELMRTVEKLI; encoded by the coding sequence ATGGGCCGGAAGAAGGTTCTGGTGATCGACGATGAAGCACATGTGCGCATGCTCTATGCCGAGGAACTCCGCGCCCTGGGCTATGAAGTGGTCCTTTCCGACGGGAGCGACGATCCTCTGGAGCTGGTGAAAGATCACAAGCCCGACCTGATCATTCTGGATATCAAGCTGGAGAGCAAGTCGGGGCTCGACATGCTACAGAGCCTGCGGTGCAGCCATGGCAAGCTGCCCATCGTCCTGTGCACGGCCTACGACAGCTTTCGCTTCGACCTCAAGTCCATTGCGGCCGATGCCTATGTGGTCAAATCCTACGACAGCACGGAGTTGATGCGGACGGTCGAAAAGCTCATCTGA
- a CDS encoding HslU--HslV peptidase ATPase subunit — MMNTLTPREIVSELDKYIVGQTQAKRMVAIALRNRWRRRQLDPELAEEIAPKNILMIGPTGVGKTEIARRLARLAGSPFIKVEATKFTEVGYVGRDVESIIRDLMEIGVNLVRQEEEAAVRIKAEVSAEERLLDLLLPTKPLESAGIDYIGPESQAADSTREKLRQLWRAGKLDDRLVEVEVSAGGGVQVMGVPGMEGMEMQMQDMFSKVFPKKKKTKKVAVRNAYDILIQSECERLIDMDKVHETARERVQESGIVFLDEIDKICGANSSGKADVSREGVQRDLLPIVEGSTVNTKYGMVRSDHILFIAAGAFHMSKPSDLVPELQGRFPLRVELAALTKEDFYRILTEPQNALTVQYKALLGTEKIEVVYTDEALLEIARFAQKINEETENIGARRLYTIMEKIVSDLSFDAPDMDEAIVTIDKDYVAAALHDVQEDRDLTRYIL; from the coding sequence CTGATGAATACCCTGACTCCCCGTGAGATCGTGTCCGAACTGGACAAATACATTGTCGGCCAGACCCAGGCCAAACGCATGGTCGCCATCGCCCTCAGGAATCGCTGGCGCCGCCGTCAGCTCGACCCGGAACTGGCCGAAGAGATCGCGCCCAAAAATATCCTCATGATCGGCCCCACGGGCGTGGGCAAGACCGAGATCGCCCGTCGTCTGGCCAGGCTGGCCGGCTCCCCCTTCATCAAGGTCGAAGCCACCAAGTTCACCGAGGTTGGGTACGTGGGCCGCGATGTGGAGTCCATCATTCGCGACCTGATGGAAATCGGCGTCAACCTGGTCCGCCAGGAAGAGGAGGCGGCGGTTCGCATCAAGGCCGAGGTTTCGGCCGAAGAGCGCCTGCTGGACCTGCTGCTTCCCACCAAACCGCTGGAATCGGCCGGGATCGACTATATCGGTCCCGAATCCCAGGCCGCTGATTCTACCCGCGAAAAGCTTCGGCAGCTGTGGCGGGCGGGCAAGCTCGATGACCGTCTGGTGGAAGTCGAAGTCTCCGCAGGGGGCGGCGTGCAGGTCATGGGCGTGCCGGGCATGGAAGGCATGGAAATGCAGATGCAGGACATGTTCTCCAAAGTCTTCCCCAAGAAAAAGAAGACCAAGAAGGTGGCCGTCCGTAACGCTTATGACATCCTCATTCAGTCCGAGTGCGAGCGCCTCATCGACATGGACAAGGTGCACGAGACCGCCCGCGAACGGGTCCAGGAATCGGGCATCGTCTTTCTGGACGAGATCGACAAGATCTGCGGCGCAAACAGTTCGGGCAAGGCCGATGTTTCACGCGAGGGCGTGCAGCGCGACCTTTTGCCCATAGTCGAGGGCAGCACCGTGAACACAAAGTACGGAATGGTACGCAGTGATCATATTCTCTTCATTGCCGCAGGGGCCTTTCACATGTCCAAACCCTCGGACCTGGTGCCGGAACTGCAGGGACGCTTCCCCTTGCGCGTGGAGCTTGCGGCCCTGACCAAGGAGGATTTCTACCGCATCCTGACCGAACCCCAGAACGCGCTGACAGTGCAGTACAAGGCGTTGCTGGGCACGGAAAAGATCGAGGTCGTCTACACCGACGAGGCGCTTCTTGAAATTGCACGCTTTGCCCAGAAGATAAACGAGGAAACCGAGAATATCGGCGCACGCAGACTGTACACCATCATGGAGAAGATCGTCTCCGACCTGTCCTTCGATGCCCCGGATATGGACGAGGCCATTGTGACCATAGACAAGGACTATGTAGCGGCGGCCCTGCATGATGTGCAGGAGGATAGGGATCTGACGCGGTATATTCTGTAG
- a CDS encoding FeS-binding protein — MNKLTLVFRLTVIALLFTGFAQMPIFARYYLADVPGFAWTADYYFNHVLHYILAIVLLAILGWRLPRILRRKSWKTMDVIVGLCWAGIVLTGIIRVMKNQPQSYFSPTLVMWVDWSHLGFVMLLGAASLIRPRARPGAPKS, encoded by the coding sequence ATGAATAAACTCACCCTTGTTTTCCGCCTGACCGTGATCGCCCTGCTGTTCACTGGCTTCGCCCAGATGCCCATCTTCGCCCGGTATTATCTGGCCGACGTGCCGGGTTTTGCCTGGACGGCGGACTACTATTTCAACCACGTGCTGCACTACATCCTGGCCATCGTCCTGCTGGCCATTCTTGGCTGGCGACTGCCCCGCATCCTCAGGCGCAAGTCCTGGAAGACAATGGACGTCATCGTCGGCCTGTGCTGGGCCGGCATCGTGCTAACCGGCATCATCCGGGTCATGAAGAATCAGCCGCAGAGCTATTTCTCCCCCACGCTGGTCATGTGGGTGGACTGGAGCCATCTCGGATTTGTCATGCTCCTCGGAGCGGCGAGCCTGATTCGACCCAGAGCCCGGCCCGGAGCCCCGAAAAGCTGA
- a CDS encoding aminomethyl-transferring glycine dehydrogenase → MPFIPHTPAEQSEMLATVGVDSVEALFEDIPKKFRAAELNLPRGLSEMDVRQKLEKTAAKNHTDLTSFLGAGFYDHYIPSAVDALCSRGEFYTAYTPYQAEASQGMLQAIFEYQTAVARLLDLQYANASLYDGGTALYEAIMMAVRQNKRTRIVISESVNPIYRVMLDSYTTNLKLDLVTIPHQNCKTDVDALLAALNDDTAAVIVQNPNFFGTIQDFTALFTKAREHKIVSIISTYPIMQSLLKTPGEMGADIAVAEGQSLGLPLSFGGPYLGIMACNKQLIRQMPGRIVGRTVDKSGKTGFVLTLQAREQHIRREKATSNICSNQALCALRALMYMSLLGPEGLKRTAQIGMERASYAAKRLEQLPGVRVVNQPFGNEFTVELPVRAYEVIDKLLVTKYVPGFPLGRYYQGMDNHLLVACTEKTTQQSVGILAELIGGAL, encoded by the coding sequence ATGCCCTTCATACCGCATACCCCTGCCGAACAGAGCGAAATGCTGGCCACCGTCGGCGTGGACAGCGTGGAAGCCCTGTTCGAAGATATTCCGAAAAAATTCCGGGCCGCCGAACTGAACCTGCCTCGGGGCCTGAGCGAAATGGACGTCCGCCAGAAGCTCGAAAAGACGGCGGCCAAAAACCACACGGATCTGACCTCGTTCCTGGGCGCAGGATTCTACGATCACTATATTCCAAGCGCAGTGGACGCGCTCTGCAGTCGGGGTGAATTCTATACCGCATACACCCCCTATCAGGCCGAAGCCTCCCAGGGCATGCTGCAGGCGATCTTTGAATATCAGACTGCCGTGGCACGCCTTCTTGACCTGCAATACGCCAATGCTTCCCTCTATGACGGCGGAACAGCGCTCTACGAAGCGATCATGATGGCCGTGCGCCAGAACAAACGCACGCGCATCGTCATCTCCGAGAGCGTGAACCCCATCTACAGGGTCATGCTCGACAGCTACACCACGAACCTCAAACTCGATCTGGTGACCATCCCTCACCAGAATTGCAAAACGGACGTGGATGCGCTGCTTGCTGCCCTGAATGACGACACGGCGGCCGTCATCGTCCAGAATCCCAACTTCTTCGGCACGATCCAGGATTTCACGGCCCTTTTCACCAAGGCCCGCGAACACAAGATCGTCTCCATCATCTCGACCTATCCGATCATGCAGTCCCTGCTCAAGACTCCGGGCGAAATGGGCGCCGATATCGCCGTGGCCGAGGGTCAGAGTCTCGGGCTGCCGCTCAGTTTCGGCGGTCCGTACCTGGGCATCATGGCCTGCAACAAGCAGCTCATCCGCCAGATGCCCGGCCGCATCGTCGGACGCACCGTGGACAAGAGCGGCAAGACCGGCTTCGTGTTGACCCTGCAGGCCCGGGAGCAGCATATCCGCCGCGAGAAGGCCACATCCAACATCTGCTCCAACCAGGCCCTGTGCGCCCTGCGCGCACTCATGTACATGAGCCTGCTCGGGCCCGAAGGGCTCAAGCGCACGGCCCAGATCGGCATGGAACGCGCCAGCTATGCAGCCAAGCGCCTGGAACAGCTGCCCGGAGTACGCGTGGTCAACCAGCCTTTCGGCAACGAATTCACCGTCGAGCTGCCCGTGCGCGCCTACGAGGTCATCGACAAGCTCCTTGTCACCAAATACGTGCCCGGCTTCCCCCTTGGCCGCTACTACCAGGGCATGGACAACCACCTCCTGGTGGCCTGCACCGAAAAAACCACACAGCAGAGCGTCGGCATCCTGGCCGAATTGATTGGAGGTGCCCTGTGA
- a CDS encoding glycine dehydrogenase (aminomethyl-transferring) (acts in conjunction with GvcH to form H-protein-S-aminomethyldihydrolipoyllysine from glycine; forms a heterodimer with subunit 1 to form the P protein), with product MFSDSAKGRTGVWPDAPKGNPSSTIPDELLRGCPPKLPELSEIDVIRHFTKLSRLNYSVDSNFYPLGSCTMKYNPKFTEAVAAQPGFTSVHPLIPQLKGAGHMTQGALEVLYETEQLLAEITGMDAFTLQPMAGAHGELTGVMLMAAYHNDKGNKKTKIIVPDSAHGTNPASAAIAGYDVVSIESKNGMIDPDELEKVLDDEVAGLMMTCPNTLGLFECGLERIVKLIHGVDGLLYYDGANLNAIMGKMRVGDVGFDIVHLNLHKTFATPHGGGGPGSGPVGVSRRLVDYLPVSRVVKLEDGQYYLNYDYPKSIGYIAPFYGNFGVILKAYAYILRLGREGIVRASENAVLAANYLRKRLEDHLEIPHDRICMHEFVASAAKQAEKGVRALDLAKALLDKGHYAPTIYFPLIVKECLMFEPTETESKETLDGFIDDLIEILGRVDTDAQSIQNAPVTTPVERLDEVRAARSMELVDDAGL from the coding sequence ATGTTCTCCGATTCCGCCAAGGGCAGAACCGGCGTGTGGCCCGACGCCCCCAAGGGAAATCCGTCGTCCACCATCCCGGACGAGCTGCTGCGCGGCTGCCCCCCGAAACTCCCCGAACTGTCCGAGATAGACGTCATCCGTCATTTCACCAAGCTCTCCCGCCTCAATTACAGCGTGGACAGCAATTTCTATCCCCTCGGGTCGTGCACCATGAAGTACAACCCGAAATTCACCGAGGCCGTGGCCGCCCAGCCCGGGTTCACCTCCGTGCACCCGCTTATCCCGCAGCTCAAGGGGGCCGGACACATGACCCAGGGCGCGCTGGAAGTGCTCTACGAGACCGAGCAGCTCCTGGCCGAGATCACCGGCATGGACGCCTTCACCCTGCAACCCATGGCCGGAGCCCACGGCGAGCTGACCGGGGTCATGCTCATGGCCGCCTATCACAACGACAAGGGCAACAAGAAGACCAAGATCATCGTCCCCGACTCGGCCCACGGCACCAACCCTGCCTCGGCGGCCATCGCGGGTTACGATGTCGTCTCCATCGAATCCAAAAACGGGATGATCGACCCCGACGAACTCGAAAAGGTCCTTGACGACGAGGTCGCGGGTCTGATGATGACCTGCCCCAACACCCTGGGGCTTTTCGAGTGCGGGCTGGAACGCATCGTCAAGCTGATCCACGGCGTGGACGGGCTGCTTTACTACGACGGCGCTAACCTGAACGCCATCATGGGCAAGATGCGCGTCGGCGACGTCGGCTTCGACATCGTGCACCTGAACCTGCACAAGACCTTCGCCACCCCTCACGGCGGCGGCGGACCCGGCTCGGGGCCCGTTGGCGTAAGCCGGCGTCTGGTGGACTACCTGCCCGTTTCGCGAGTGGTGAAACTCGAGGACGGACAATACTACCTGAACTACGACTACCCCAAATCCATCGGCTATATCGCGCCCTTCTACGGCAATTTCGGGGTCATCCTCAAAGCCTACGCCTACATCCTGCGCCTGGGCCGTGAAGGCATTGTGCGCGCTTCGGAGAACGCGGTCCTGGCCGCCAACTACCTGCGCAAACGTCTGGAGGATCATCTCGAAATCCCCCACGACCGCATCTGCATGCACGAGTTCGTGGCCTCGGCCGCGAAACAGGCCGAAAAGGGTGTTCGAGCCCTGGATCTGGCCAAGGCCCTGCTCGACAAGGGGCACTATGCCCCGACCATCTACTTTCCGCTCATCGTCAAGGAATGCCTGATGTTCGAGCCCACGGAGACGGAAAGCAAGGAAACCCTGGACGGATTCATCGATGACCTGATCGAAATACTCGGACGTGTCGATACCGATGCGCAATCAATTCAAAACGCTCCCGTGACCACTCCAGTGGAGCGTCTCGACGAGGTCCGCGCAGCCAGAAGCATGGAACTTGTGGACGACGCCGGACTTTGA
- the argB gene encoding acetylglutamate kinase, whose product MSQEALRAAFLLEALPYIREFYGQTIVIKYGGHAMKDEALRKGFALNIQLLRYIGVNPVIVHGGGPQIGNMLKQLGITSEFRQGLRVTDDATMDVVEMVLVGKVNKEIVNLINTQGGRAVGLSGKDGRMIWAQKLEMAVERADAPPEIIDLGNVGEVVAVDTSVISSLQAANFIPVIAPVGVDEEGNTYNINADSVASAVAVAVGAKKLILLTDVPGVLDKKGELISSMTLHQAVHALEQGVVTGGMIPKIKCCMEAVDGGVSKAHILDGRVENVILLEMFTQGGIGSEITSK is encoded by the coding sequence ATGTCACAAGAAGCTTTGAGAGCCGCCTTTCTGCTGGAGGCGCTGCCTTATATCCGCGAGTTTTACGGCCAGACCATCGTCATAAAATACGGCGGTCACGCCATGAAGGACGAGGCGCTGCGCAAGGGTTTTGCCCTCAACATCCAGTTGCTGCGCTATATCGGCGTCAATCCGGTCATCGTGCACGGCGGCGGGCCGCAGATCGGCAACATGCTCAAGCAGCTCGGCATCACCTCCGAGTTCCGCCAGGGTCTGCGCGTCACCGATGACGCGACCATGGACGTGGTCGAGATGGTGCTGGTGGGCAAGGTCAACAAGGAAATCGTCAACCTCATCAACACCCAGGGCGGCCGGGCCGTTGGGCTGTCCGGCAAGGACGGGCGGATGATCTGGGCCCAGAAGCTGGAGATGGCCGTGGAACGCGCCGACGCACCGCCCGAGATCATTGACCTTGGCAACGTCGGCGAGGTCGTGGCCGTGGACACTTCGGTCATCAGCTCGCTGCAGGCCGCAAACTTCATTCCGGTCATCGCCCCGGTGGGCGTGGACGAGGAAGGCAACACCTACAACATCAATGCAGACTCCGTGGCCAGTGCCGTGGCCGTGGCCGTGGGCGCCAAGAAGCTCATCCTGCTGACCGATGTGCCGGGCGTGCTGGACAAGAAGGGCGAGCTCATCTCCTCCATGACCCTGCATCAGGCCGTGCACGCCCTGGAGCAGGGCGTGGTTACCGGCGGCATGATCCCCAAGATCAAGTGCTGCATGGAGGCCGTGGACGGAGGCGTGTCCAAGGCCCACATTCTGGACGGCAGGGTGGAGAACGTCATCCTGCTTGAAATGTTCACCCAGGGCGGAATCGGTTCTGAAATAACGAGCAAATAG
- a CDS encoding DUF2339 domain-containing protein has translation MRIVLGILILFSFLGAVDDWWRSPTLLALPVLGVVCWVLASRIAAQEKKIRELQHLLRAKSSERTSATHETMAAAAPAATDSVQDGADSGAGASRAFAPESGWSTGGDTGEDFVFSAQEELAPKLAASRPVTKTEHMAPDWLAAAWSQTLAWVTGGNPVVKVGLVVLFFGVSFLLKYASDHSLLPVELRMAGAGMLGVVLLALGWRLRHGNPVYALLVQGGGVGVLYLTIFAAARFLDMIPPLWALILMCAVVVFSGILAVVQNASALAVFGAAGGFLAPILLSTGQGSHVQLFGYYALLNLGVLGIAWYRTWRVLNLLGFACTFGIGALWGARFYSPEYFSTTEPFLILFFLMYGTVSILFARAHSGSGRTRLDSALVFGLPLAAFGLQMGLVHDIEMGAAFSCLGLALWYILPLRLLWKKSGGLGLLAEAHLALGVIFLSLAVPMALDASWTASTWALEGAGMIWLGLRQERLVTRIFGLLLQIGAALAFAASLSLWSVHLDSGHLLAGLFLGLGGFFSSWTYWTLPEARLSHEEPLPLVMGLWGAAWWYGTWFFWAGEQVHPDPIFLAAILAALGVWSVLHRRATWPMPRYLAQFTVVLLLCSAILWSGHPGADWGWLGWPLALLAQFGMLFALEESWDARVRGWVHTLGALLVAVLALREAHRQTIIHLAQNGSWADAAAAVTGILLLIVIVYPRLDWPLRRHFAAYLRAGGALAAFLALWWIGACFVSGNPRPLPYVPVLNPLDLTQALVLVTLAVWARKAVGHDVIRDPRVERFLPAVLAGWAFVWMNVVVARTVHFLGDVPYALESMFRSDVLQAACSVLWSLAALGAMLLGRRRVLREAWMAGAGLLAVVVGKLFLVDLDGRGTVARIVSFLGVGLLMLVVGYFCPMPPKGKKS, from the coding sequence GTGCGTATTGTCCTTGGCATCCTGATCCTGTTTTCATTTCTCGGCGCGGTCGATGACTGGTGGCGCAGCCCGACGCTCCTGGCTCTTCCCGTCCTCGGCGTGGTCTGCTGGGTTCTTGCGTCCCGCATTGCGGCGCAGGAGAAAAAGATACGGGAACTTCAACACCTGCTCCGCGCAAAATCATCCGAGCGCACGTCTGCAACGCATGAAACCATGGCGGCAGCCGCGCCTGCTGCGACTGATTCCGTCCAGGACGGTGCCGATTCGGGTGCGGGCGCATCCCGTGCCTTCGCGCCCGAGTCCGGTTGGAGCACGGGTGGGGACACCGGCGAGGATTTCGTCTTCTCCGCCCAGGAGGAGCTCGCTCCCAAGCTGGCTGCATCGCGGCCCGTCACCAAAACGGAGCACATGGCTCCGGACTGGCTCGCCGCCGCCTGGTCGCAGACCCTGGCCTGGGTCACCGGCGGGAATCCCGTGGTCAAGGTCGGGCTGGTGGTGCTCTTTTTCGGAGTCTCCTTTTTACTGAAGTACGCTTCCGATCACAGCCTGCTGCCGGTGGAACTGCGCATGGCCGGGGCCGGAATGCTGGGTGTTGTCCTGCTGGCTCTGGGCTGGCGGCTGCGGCACGGCAATCCCGTCTACGCCCTGCTGGTGCAGGGCGGGGGCGTCGGCGTGCTGTATCTGACCATTTTTGCGGCGGCCCGTTTTCTGGACATGATCCCGCCGCTGTGGGCCCTGATCCTCATGTGCGCGGTGGTCGTCTTTTCAGGAATCCTGGCCGTGGTGCAGAACGCTTCGGCCCTGGCCGTATTCGGCGCGGCGGGGGGCTTTCTGGCCCCTATCCTGCTGTCCACGGGGCAGGGCAGCCACGTGCAGCTCTTCGGCTATTACGCCCTGCTGAACCTCGGCGTCCTCGGCATCGCCTGGTACAGAACGTGGCGGGTGCTCAACCTGCTCGGGTTCGCCTGCACCTTCGGCATCGGGGCGCTGTGGGGAGCCAGGTTCTATTCTCCGGAGTATTTCTCGACCACCGAGCCCTTTCTGATCCTCTTTTTCCTCATGTACGGGACCGTCTCCATCCTCTTCGCCCGTGCCCATAGCGGCTCCGGGCGAACCAGGCTCGACAGCGCGCTGGTCTTCGGACTGCCGCTAGCGGCCTTCGGGCTGCAAATGGGGCTGGTGCACGACATTGAAATGGGCGCGGCTTTCAGCTGTCTGGGCCTTGCGCTGTGGTACATCCTGCCCCTAAGGCTGCTCTGGAAGAAAAGCGGCGGTCTTGGGCTCCTGGCCGAGGCCCATCTCGCCCTGGGCGTGATCTTTCTTTCCCTGGCCGTGCCCATGGCCCTTGATGCTTCATGGACCGCGTCAACCTGGGCCCTTGAAGGCGCGGGGATGATCTGGCTGGGGCTTCGGCAGGAGCGGCTCGTCACCCGGATCTTCGGCCTGCTGCTGCAGATCGGCGCGGCCCTGGCCTTTGCCGCCTCGCTCTCCCTGTGGTCTGTGCATCTGGACAGCGGGCATCTTCTGGCCGGGCTCTTTCTGGGGCTGGGAGGCTTTTTTTCGAGCTGGACCTACTGGACTTTGCCTGAGGCGCGACTTTCCCATGAGGAACCGCTGCCGCTGGTCATGGGGCTGTGGGGCGCTGCGTGGTGGTACGGGACCTGGTTTTTCTGGGCCGGGGAGCAGGTTCACCCGGATCCGATTTTCCTGGCGGCGATTTTGGCAGCCCTCGGCGTCTGGTCCGTGCTGCACAGGAGGGCCACATGGCCCATGCCCCGGTATCTTGCGCAGTTTACGGTCGTGCTGCTGCTTTGCAGCGCCATCCTGTGGAGCGGACATCCCGGAGCGGATTGGGGATGGCTTGGCTGGCCGCTGGCCCTGCTGGCTCAATTCGGGATGCTTTTCGCCCTGGAAGAGAGCTGGGACGCACGGGTGCGCGGCTGGGTGCATACGCTCGGTGCGCTCCTGGTCGCGGTGCTGGCCCTGCGTGAAGCGCACAGGCAGACGATCATCCATCTCGCTCAAAACGGAAGCTGGGCCGATGCCGCAGCGGCCGTGACCGGAATCCTGCTGCTCATTGTCATCGTCTACCCGCGCCTGGACTGGCCTCTGCGCAGGCATTTCGCTGCATATCTTCGCGCCGGCGGAGCCCTTGCGGCGTTTCTGGCCCTGTGGTGGATCGGGGCCTGCTTCGTCAGTGGCAATCCCCGCCCCCTGCCGTATGTCCCGGTCCTGAACCCCCTCGATCTGACCCAGGCGCTGGTGCTGGTCACCCTGGCGGTCTGGGCGCGCAAGGCGGTGGGGCATGACGTGATCAGAGATCCCCGGGTCGAGCGTTTTCTGCCCGCCGTCCTGGCTGGGTGGGCCTTTGTCTGGATGAACGTGGTCGTGGCCAGGACGGTTCATTTTCTGGGCGATGTGCCCTATGCCTTGGAATCCATGTTTCGCTCCGACGTGTTGCAGGCAGCCTGTTCGGTGCTCTGGTCCCTGGCTGCGCTTGGGGCCATGCTCCTGGGGCGCAGGCGCGTCCTGCGGGAGGCCTGGATGGCCGGGGCCGGGCTGCTGGCGGTCGTGGTCGGCAAGCTTTTTCTGGTCGATCTGGATGGGCGCGGCACCGTGGCGCGCATTGTCTCGTTTCTGGGTGTGGGGCTGCTCATGCTTGTGGTGGGTTATTTCTGTCCGATGCCGCCCAAGGGGAAAAAATCATGA
- a CDS encoding pyridine nucleotide-disulfide oxidoreductase translates to MIAKRIVVIGGTAAGPKAAARASRLDQNAEVILLQKAPELSMASCGYPYYVSGMFKEREKLLCTPSGVVRDPAFFAGAKGITAMVNTEAVSIDRESKVVSWINSEGNNGLLAYDKLILCTGSVPKMPPIPGRDLKGVTTLHSMADADAMRTWAEHSRGKKAVVIGGGLIGIEACEALSHAGIDVTVVEALPQILGFLDTELALLVENHARAKGAKIITGVGLSALEGEDGQISAARLADGRVLPCDLVVMAVGVAPNTALAKAAGLEIGASGGIVVNEFMATSDPNIYAAGDCVEITNRLTGKKILAPYGDLANLEGRVAGENAVLGDSVRFPGTIGSGICKVFDFTAASTGLSERRAREAGFDVVTAINASPDKPGFMGAKPLVSKMIADRATGRILGFACVGLGDVNRQASEMAVAVAAGWTVDEMAMADLPYAPPYSQAIDHAIATAHILQNKMRGLMTGISSVEAKALFDAGGPLYVLDVRGHDEFAEKQLGRGETLIPLGQLRGRVNELPQDKNATILSFCKVSMRGYEAQRILESAGYTNVRVMEGGLMAWPYTSEQ, encoded by the coding sequence ATGATTGCCAAACGAATTGTCGTGATCGGAGGAACCGCCGCCGGGCCAAAGGCAGCGGCCAGGGCCAGCCGCCTGGATCAGAACGCGGAGGTCATCCTCCTGCAGAAGGCCCCGGAGCTGTCCATGGCGTCCTGCGGATACCCCTACTACGTATCAGGCATGTTCAAGGAGCGTGAAAAGCTTCTGTGCACACCGTCCGGCGTGGTGCGCGACCCGGCCTTCTTCGCCGGTGCCAAGGGCATCACCGCCATGGTCAATACCGAAGCCGTGAGCATCGATCGTGAAAGCAAGGTCGTGAGCTGGATCAATTCCGAGGGAAACAACGGCCTTTTGGCCTATGACAAGCTCATCCTCTGCACCGGATCCGTACCCAAGATGCCCCCGATCCCGGGACGGGACCTAAAGGGCGTGACGACCCTGCACTCCATGGCCGACGCCGACGCCATGCGTACCTGGGCCGAGCATTCCAGAGGCAAGAAGGCTGTGGTCATCGGCGGCGGGCTCATCGGCATCGAGGCCTGCGAAGCATTGAGCCATGCGGGAATCGATGTCACCGTGGTCGAGGCCCTGCCGCAAATTCTCGGTTTTCTGGACACCGAGTTGGCGCTGCTGGTGGAAAACCACGCCCGCGCCAAGGGTGCAAAGATCATAACCGGCGTCGGCCTGTCGGCTCTTGAAGGCGAAGACGGACAGATCAGCGCCGCACGCCTGGCAGATGGGCGGGTGCTGCCCTGCGATCTGGTGGTCATGGCCGTCGGCGTGGCTCCGAACACTGCCCTGGCCAAGGCCGCGGGCCTTGAGATCGGTGCCTCCGGCGGCATCGTCGTCAACGAGTTCATGGCAACTTCGGATCCGAACATCTACGCCGCCGGAGACTGCGTCGAGATTACCAATCGTCTGACCGGAAAGAAAATACTGGCTCCGTACGGCGACCTGGCCAATCTGGAAGGCCGCGTGGCCGGTGAGAACGCGGTGCTCGGCGATTCGGTGCGCTTCCCCGGAACCATCGGCAGCGGCATCTGCAAGGTCTTCGACTTCACCGCCGCGTCAACAGGTCTCTCGGAACGCCGCGCCAGGGAAGCAGGCTTTGATGTGGTCACAGCCATAAATGCCAGCCCCGACAAACCCGGCTTCATGGGCGCAAAACCCCTGGTCTCCAAGATGATCGCGGATCGCGCCACGGGCCGCATCCTGGGATTTGCCTGCGTAGGCCTCGGTGACGTGAACCGCCAGGCTTCCGAAATGGCCGTGGCGGTGGCCGCTGGCTGGACCGTGGACGAAATGGCCATGGCCGACCTGCCCTACGCACCGCCCTACTCCCAGGCCATCGACCATGCCATCGCCACCGCGCATATTCTCCAGAACAAGATGCGCGGGCTCATGACCGGCATCTCCAGCGTCGAGGCCAAGGCCCTCTTCGACGCGGGTGGTCCTCTCTACGTCCTTGACGTGCGCGGCCACGATGAATTCGCGGAGAAGCAGCTCGGCCGTGGCGAAACACTCATTCCTCTAGGCCAGTTGCGGGGGCGCGTGAACGAACTGCCCCAGGACAAGAACGCGACCATCCTCTCTTTCTGCAAAGTGTCCATGCGCGGCTACGAAGCCCAGCGCATTCTCGAAAGCGCCGGGTATACCAACGTACGGGTCATGGAAGGCGGACTCATGGCATGGCCCTACACCAGCGAACAATAG